A genomic stretch from Armatimonadota bacterium includes:
- a CDS encoding aspartate ammonia-lyase, which yields MSTRAEHDLLGDMEVPADAYYGIHALRAAENFQISGVGVHRELIRSLALVKKACATANMRTGYLDERIGNAITAACDEIAAGKLHDQFITDAFQGGAGTSMNMNANEVIANRAIEMLGGTKGDYDLVHPLDHVNLSQSTNDVVPTAVKLTAIRLLQGASQAMADLQDALQEKEREFAGILKVGRTEMQDAVPITLGQAFSAWAQSVQRDWWRLYKVEERLRQVNLGGTAVGTGLNAEREYVFQVADILRDLTGIGLARAENMIDATQNYDVFVEVSGMLKAAATDLAKIASDIRILSSGPRAGLGEIRLPELQAGSSIMPGKVNPVVTEAVSQVAFQVMANDQAITLCAMNGQLELNAFIPALAHNLFQSFDMLTAAARLLADKCIRGIEADEARCSELLENSFTLVTALSPYIGYEAASELSREALLTGKTIRELAFEKRLFSSEQLDAILSPTEMTHPGIAGRSLVDET from the coding sequence ATGAGTACACGTGCTGAACACGATCTGCTCGGCGACATGGAAGTGCCCGCTGATGCCTACTACGGCATCCATGCGCTCCGAGCCGCTGAGAACTTCCAGATCTCGGGCGTCGGCGTCCATCGGGAGCTGATCCGCTCGCTCGCGCTGGTGAAGAAGGCATGCGCCACCGCCAACATGCGCACCGGCTACCTGGACGAGCGTATCGGGAACGCGATCACAGCCGCCTGCGACGAGATCGCGGCGGGTAAGCTGCATGATCAGTTTATCACCGACGCCTTCCAGGGCGGCGCGGGCACCTCGATGAACATGAACGCCAATGAAGTGATCGCCAACCGTGCGATTGAGATGCTCGGTGGCACAAAGGGCGACTACGATCTCGTCCATCCGCTTGATCACGTCAACCTCTCGCAGTCCACGAACGACGTCGTTCCGACCGCCGTGAAGTTGACCGCGATCCGGCTCCTGCAGGGCGCGAGTCAGGCGATGGCCGACCTGCAGGACGCGCTCCAGGAGAAGGAGCGGGAGTTCGCCGGCATTCTCAAAGTCGGGCGCACCGAGATGCAGGACGCTGTGCCGATCACCCTCGGCCAGGCGTTCTCCGCCTGGGCGCAGTCGGTCCAGCGCGATTGGTGGAGGCTCTACAAGGTCGAGGAGCGGCTCAGGCAGGTCAACCTCGGCGGCACGGCGGTCGGAACGGGTCTGAACGCCGAGCGGGAGTACGTGTTTCAGGTAGCCGATATCCTTCGCGACCTGACCGGCATCGGGCTTGCGCGCGCCGAGAACATGATCGACGCCACGCAGAACTACGACGTTTTCGTCGAGGTCTCGGGGATGCTCAAGGCGGCGGCGACAGACCTCGCGAAGATCGCTTCGGACATCCGCATCCTATCCTCCGGCCCGCGTGCGGGGTTGGGCGAGATCAGGCTCCCGGAGCTTCAGGCGGGTTCTTCGATCATGCCCGGGAAGGTGAACCCGGTCGTTACGGAGGCGGTCAGTCAGGTCGCGTTCCAGGTGATGGCGAACGACCAGGCGATCACTCTCTGCGCGATGAACGGCCAACTCGAGTTGAACGCGTTCATCCCGGCGCTGGCGCACAACCTCTTCCAGTCGTTCGACATGCTCACGGCGGCGGCACGTCTCCTCGCCGATAAGTGCATCAGGGGTATCGAGGCCGATGAAGCCCGGTGCTCCGAGTTGCTGGAGAATAGTTTTACCCTTGTGACGGCGCTCTCGCCCTACATCGGCTACGAGGCGGCGTCGGAGCTCTCCCGAGAGGCGCTCCTCACCGGCAAGACAATCCGCGAGCTTGCCTTCGAGAAGAGGCTCTTCAGCAGTGAGCAACTGGACGCCATTCTCTCCCCGACCGAGATGACCCACCCGGGAATCGCGGGCCGTAGTCTGGTCGATGAGACATAG
- a CDS encoding PIG-L family deacetylase, which produces MKFSIDTAELFVPDGKAEAEALSRTTHMALATHQDDIEIMAYHGVLSCFGFEDKWFGGVIVTNGSGSPRDDLYADYTDDMMQKVRRAEQKKAAYVGEYGFQAMLDYPSASVKDPVNTAAVEDIKKLVIAARPEVIYTHNLADKHDTHVAVAIKTIQALRELPADVRPQTLLGCEVWRDLDWMIDEDKVGLDCAGHENLAAALLGVFDSQICGGKRYDLATIGRRRAHATYFASHGVDDTNQLNFAMNLTPLIEDPSLDIRGFVRDHIQRFSEEVMARIGKSL; this is translated from the coding sequence ATGAAGTTCAGCATAGACACCGCCGAGTTGTTTGTCCCGGACGGCAAGGCGGAGGCCGAGGCCCTGAGCCGCACTACCCACATGGCCCTTGCTACCCACCAGGACGACATCGAGATCATGGCGTACCACGGCGTCCTGAGCTGCTTCGGCTTCGAGGACAAGTGGTTCGGCGGAGTCATCGTCACCAATGGCTCGGGCAGCCCGAGGGACGATCTATACGCCGACTACACGGACGACATGATGCAGAAAGTCCGCCGGGCCGAGCAGAAAAAAGCCGCGTATGTCGGCGAGTACGGGTTTCAGGCCATGCTCGACTATCCGAGTGCGTCGGTCAAGGACCCGGTCAATACCGCCGCCGTCGAGGACATCAAGAAGCTGGTCATCGCCGCCCGGCCCGAAGTGATCTACACGCACAACCTGGCCGACAAGCACGACACCCACGTCGCCGTCGCGATCAAGACGATACAGGCGCTGAGAGAGCTTCCCGCCGACGTGCGCCCCCAGACGCTTCTGGGCTGCGAGGTCTGGCGCGATCTCGATTGGATGATAGACGAGGACAAGGTCGGGCTCGACTGTGCCGGTCACGAGAACCTGGCGGCCGCGCTGCTGGGCGTTTTCGATTCTCAGATATGCGGCGGTAAGAGATACGACCTGGCCACGATCGGTCGCCGCCGTGCCCACGCCACTTACTTCGCATCGCACGGCGTGGACGACACGAATCAGCTCAACTTCGCGATGAACCTCACGCCGCTCATAGAGGACCCGTCGCTGGATATCAGAGGATTCGTCCGGGATCACATCCAGAGGTTTTCCGAGGAAGTTATGGCGAGGATCGGCAAGTCGCTCTAG
- a CDS encoding family 10 glycosylhydrolase, with the protein MSNRVILLVLAGMLCAGTLGFCAEAPAAPKAEVRGMWVTAWDSSLLTPAQVDETVELARKANLNFLLVQVRKAGDAHYKSAYEPRGENIPDPNFDPLAYIIKRAHASGLEVHAWLNTYKVWQGTRPPKSPNHVFNRHPEWINKTNEGRLDKSGSYGLDPGIKEVQEYTYKIFMDVLKNYDVDGVHFDYVRYWDPWFGYSNLAVERYKKETGAKETPFYNDPQWCQWRRDRVTDLVRQVYEGVKAVKPWVKVTGSVVCSQALTEQFKDSHPYNMLLQEWERWTREGIIDAVIPMNYKTSESEAQLFKDWTGAMVKWSHDRHAYNGISVRTPELYAEQVKISRDQGTDGVVGFSFNGRNRSPLVNALRDGVYREWVPVAPMPWKAPRKSGGPITDTDPKALYEKAITYAGSNDFDTAIILLTRAIEKDMNFTDAYYRLGRCYLRKGMKTEAAEKFRQTLEIKPDHKEAQAELRKLAS; encoded by the coding sequence GTGTCAAATCGTGTCATTCTATTGGTGCTGGCAGGTATGCTGTGTGCTGGCACGTTGGGGTTCTGCGCCGAAGCGCCCGCAGCGCCAAAGGCCGAGGTTCGCGGAATGTGGGTTACCGCCTGGGATTCCAGTCTGCTAACCCCGGCGCAGGTTGACGAGACAGTCGAACTGGCCAGGAAGGCGAACCTGAACTTCTTGCTTGTTCAGGTCCGCAAGGCGGGCGATGCCCACTACAAATCAGCCTACGAGCCTCGCGGCGAGAATATCCCCGACCCGAACTTCGACCCGCTCGCGTACATTATCAAGAGAGCGCACGCATCGGGCCTCGAAGTGCACGCCTGGCTGAATACATACAAGGTATGGCAGGGAACGCGACCGCCCAAATCGCCGAATCACGTTTTCAACAGACACCCTGAGTGGATCAACAAGACGAACGAGGGACGACTCGACAAGAGCGGAAGCTACGGGCTCGATCCCGGCATCAAAGAGGTTCAGGAGTATACCTACAAGATATTCATGGACGTATTGAAGAACTATGACGTGGACGGCGTGCACTTCGACTACGTGCGCTACTGGGATCCCTGGTTCGGCTACTCGAATCTCGCGGTCGAGCGCTACAAGAAGGAGACCGGGGCGAAGGAGACTCCTTTCTACAACGACCCGCAGTGGTGCCAATGGCGTCGTGACAGGGTCACCGATCTTGTCCGCCAGGTGTACGAGGGCGTCAAGGCTGTCAAGCCGTGGGTCAAGGTGACGGGCTCTGTCGTATGCAGTCAGGCGCTGACCGAGCAGTTCAAGGACAGCCATCCCTACAATATGCTGCTTCAAGAGTGGGAGAGGTGGACCCGCGAGGGGATCATAGATGCCGTTATTCCCATGAACTACAAGACCAGCGAGTCGGAAGCTCAGCTTTTCAAGGACTGGACGGGCGCCATGGTCAAGTGGAGCCACGACCGGCATGCATACAACGGGATCAGCGTCCGCACACCCGAGTTGTATGCGGAGCAGGTAAAGATCAGCCGCGACCAGGGCACGGACGGAGTCGTCGGGTTTTCCTTCAACGGGCGAAACCGATCGCCGTTGGTAAACGCCCTGCGCGACGGCGTGTACCGGGAGTGGGTGCCCGTCGCTCCGATGCCGTGGAAGGCTCCTCGCAAGAGCGGCGGGCCGATCACGGATACCGATCCGAAGGCGCTGTATGAGAAGGCGATCACCTACGCCGGCAGCAACGATTTCGATACCGCGATCATCCTGCTCACGAGGGCCATCGAGAAGGACATGAACTTCACGGACGCATACTATCGGCTCGGCAGGTGCTACCTCCGAAAGGGCATGAAGACGGAGGCCGCCGAGAAGTTCCGTCAGACCCTCGAGATCAAGCCGGATCACAAGGAAGCTCAGGCGGAACTGCGCAAACTCGCCAGTTGA
- the rho gene encoding transcription termination factor Rho, translating to MARCTGVFDTADGRTGLLRPLSTEMKPGRDDAFVLPSVSLVNRLRNGAVVEGICEHTPKGVQLTSVETVNGLPVDEWKRVGDFDSLTPIHPHEQIVLEPGAGNPSMRIIDLIAPIGKGQRALIVSPPRAGKTRLITQLASAVSANHPEMQLVVLLLDERPEEVTEMVRAVKGQVYASSSDQDVRNHVRLAKLALDYAKRWAEAGSDVMLLLDSLTRLGRSSNLMQTGGGRTLSGGVDSRALEWPRRIFGAARQSEEAGSITIVATALVETSSRMDDFIYEDFKGTGNCEIVLRREIAESRIFPAIDIKPSGTRNEELILGDRLERHHKLRRILYDLPPVEAVKALLKLIENSSSNEELLSSLAS from the coding sequence TTGGCGCGGTGCACAGGAGTATTCGATACGGCGGACGGGCGGACGGGGTTACTTCGCCCGTTATCCACTGAGATGAAGCCGGGGCGGGACGACGCGTTCGTCCTGCCGTCGGTCAGCCTCGTCAATCGTCTCCGCAACGGCGCCGTCGTTGAGGGGATATGTGAGCATACTCCGAAGGGAGTCCAGCTCACGTCCGTCGAGACCGTAAACGGCCTTCCGGTGGACGAATGGAAGCGGGTGGGGGACTTCGATTCCCTCACGCCGATTCACCCGCACGAACAGATAGTCCTCGAACCGGGAGCGGGCAACCCCTCGATGCGGATTATTGATCTCATCGCCCCCATCGGCAAGGGTCAGCGGGCGCTCATCGTGTCCCCTCCGCGGGCGGGGAAGACGCGCCTCATCACCCAGCTGGCCTCCGCCGTATCAGCCAACCATCCGGAGATGCAACTCGTCGTCCTGCTCCTCGATGAGCGGCCCGAGGAGGTCACGGAGATGGTCCGCGCGGTCAAGGGGCAGGTCTATGCCAGTTCGAGCGATCAAGACGTGCGAAACCACGTGAGGCTGGCCAAACTGGCACTCGACTATGCCAAGCGGTGGGCCGAAGCGGGATCGGATGTCATGCTGCTGCTCGATTCGCTTACACGACTGGGCCGCTCCTCGAATCTGATGCAGACCGGCGGCGGACGGACGCTATCCGGCGGAGTAGATTCCCGGGCGCTCGAGTGGCCGAGACGCATCTTCGGCGCCGCCCGTCAGTCCGAAGAGGCCGGATCGATCACGATCGTGGCGACGGCGCTCGTGGAGACCAGTTCGCGGATGGACGACTTCATCTACGAGGACTTCAAGGGAACAGGCAACTGCGAGATCGTCCTGCGCAGGGAGATCGCTGAGTCGCGCATCTTCCCGGCGATCGACATCAAGCCCTCCGGCACGCGAAACGAGGAACTGATCCTCGGAGACCGCCTCGAACGGCACCACAAGCTCCGACGCATCCTCTATGATCTCCCTCCCGTCGAGGCTGTGAAGGCGCTTCTTAAGCTTATCGAGAACTCCTCGAGCAACGAGGAGTTGCTCTCCTCCCTTGCCTCCTGA
- a CDS encoding DUF1080 domain-containing protein, whose translation MKSQYRIRLIPVLAAGMTLASIAALSGGKTLFVADEPTPSDAVVLFDGKDLSKWVYVSSGKPATWRVEAVSMEVRGGNIRTKQEFADCQLHVEFWLPLIPDAKGQARANSGVYLQGKYEIQVLDSYGLDSQSNDCGAIYGVAEPMVNACRPPKRWQSYDIVFRAARFNDRNEISSKPRMTVFHNGVLIHDNVEIPGTTTAAMSEGDEVLGPVMLQDHGNTVRYRNIWIRPLPRR comes from the coding sequence ATGAAGTCACAATACCGCATCCGCCTGATTCCCGTTCTTGCGGCCGGAATGACGCTGGCATCAATAGCCGCACTGTCGGGCGGCAAGACGCTCTTCGTTGCCGACGAACCGACTCCATCAGACGCAGTTGTCCTCTTCGACGGCAAGGACCTCTCAAAATGGGTCTACGTGAGCTCGGGCAAGCCCGCAACATGGAGAGTCGAGGCGGTTTCCATGGAGGTTCGGGGCGGGAACATTCGGACCAAACAGGAGTTCGCAGACTGCCAGCTCCACGTCGAGTTCTGGCTGCCCCTCATTCCCGACGCCAAGGGACAGGCTCGCGCGAACAGCGGCGTCTACCTGCAGGGCAAGTACGAGATCCAGGTGCTCGACTCCTATGGGCTGGACAGTCAGAGCAACGACTGCGGCGCGATATACGGCGTCGCCGAGCCCATGGTGAACGCCTGCAGGCCTCCGAAGCGTTGGCAGAGCTATGACATCGTCTTCCGCGCCGCGCGGTTCAACGATAGGAACGAGATCAGCTCGAAGCCGCGGATGACGGTATTCCACAACGGCGTGCTGATCCATGACAACGTAGAAATACCCGGAACGACGACGGCAGCCATGTCCGAGGGCGATGAGGTCTTAGGGCCGGTGATGCTTCAGGACCACGGTAACACGGTGAGATATCGCAACATATGGATACGACCGCTCCCGAGGCGGTGA
- a CDS encoding sulfite exporter TauE/SafE family protein translates to MTPGQRGGILRTLKAASIVGIGLGAGILSGLLGVGGGFILVPAMVYLIGLSQHEAHGTSLAVMMFIVILGAVTYGSNGQVDWLVAVELAIGGVFGAMIGARLCSRIHAEHLRRYFGLLLILVAVRMIWDVVSSASGNAPVNGQMVSAYGIGAVAVLGLGLLTGILSGLMGVGGGIIMVPALVYLMGLGQKMAQGISLAVIIPVSISGTVIHSRHGNVRTDVWYWLAFGGVAGGLFGARLAQILPNEALRAIFGALMAVLGAMMATSRRRECKVDSGRAG, encoded by the coding sequence ATGACACCCGGACAGAGAGGCGGCATCCTAAGGACGCTCAAGGCGGCCTCGATAGTCGGCATCGGGCTCGGTGCGGGCATACTGAGCGGGTTGCTGGGGGTCGGCGGGGGGTTCATCCTCGTTCCTGCGATGGTCTACCTCATCGGTCTGAGCCAGCATGAGGCGCACGGCACATCGCTCGCCGTGATGATGTTTATCGTGATACTCGGCGCGGTCACGTACGGCAGCAATGGTCAGGTCGACTGGCTTGTGGCCGTCGAGCTCGCGATCGGCGGGGTCTTCGGCGCGATGATCGGCGCCAGACTGTGCAGCAGAATCCACGCAGAGCATCTGCGGCGCTACTTCGGACTGCTTCTGATACTCGTGGCCGTCAGGATGATCTGGGACGTGGTCTCATCCGCTTCAGGGAATGCGCCCGTGAACGGCCAGATGGTTTCTGCTTATGGGATCGGTGCAGTTGCGGTTCTCGGACTGGGCTTGCTGACCGGAATCCTGAGCGGGCTGATGGGAGTAGGCGGCGGAATCATCATGGTCCCGGCGCTAGTGTATCTGATGGGCCTGGGCCAGAAAATGGCGCAGGGAATCTCGCTCGCGGTGATCATCCCGGTTTCGATCTCCGGAACGGTGATCCACTCCAGGCATGGCAACGTGCGCACGGACGTGTGGTACTGGTTGGCGTTTGGTGGTGTTGCGGGCGGACTGTTCGGTGCGCGCCTGGCTCAGATCCTCCCGAACGAGGCTCTCAGAGCGATCTTCGGCGCTCTCATGGCAGTTCTTGGTGCCATGATGGCCACGAGCCGGAGACGGGAGTGCAAGGTTGACAGCGGCAGAGCCGGATAA
- a CDS encoding ROK family protein — translation MSTDLGKLADLAKPRIIPALDEGFRPAVLANKSFRKLVSESGNPVPLVIGLERADGTTSRFETAVLPAGHPDVGMNYPYVERLVKFLLWMKGGWKVSIGGPKEIGEHIKQVYSPGGARAFDYNFHGQSVSERDFTVVITDADRVAEAHEVGASIGRHLEGCRIGFDLGASDRKVSAVIDGEPVYTEEVNWNPRDNTDPAYHYAEVNAALKTAASKMPRVDAIGGSSAGVILNNRPMVASLFRGIPKERYGKIREMFVELGKEWGVPLVVVNDGDVTALAGAMSLGENAILGVAMGSSEAAGYVDRNGNITGWLNELAFCPMDYRVDAPKDEWSGDDGCGVQFMSQQAVFRLAPSVGIELDEDADLADRLKSVQDLMHAGDQRAIDIWNTIGVYVGYAVAHYADFYDVSQVLILGRVTSGDGGEIIIKRAQEVLDAEFPELATRLKINLPDEKSRRVGQAVAAASLPELK, via the coding sequence ATGAGCACAGACCTCGGCAAACTCGCCGACCTCGCCAAACCCCGAATCATTCCCGCGCTGGACGAGGGTTTTCGGCCCGCAGTCCTCGCAAACAAGTCATTCCGGAAGCTGGTCTCAGAGTCGGGAAACCCCGTTCCGCTCGTGATCGGGCTCGAGCGCGCGGATGGGACGACCTCCCGCTTCGAGACCGCCGTCCTGCCCGCAGGTCACCCTGACGTCGGGATGAACTACCCGTACGTGGAGAGACTGGTGAAGTTCCTTCTCTGGATGAAGGGCGGCTGGAAGGTCTCCATCGGCGGTCCGAAGGAGATCGGCGAGCACATAAAGCAGGTCTACTCACCGGGCGGCGCCCGCGCGTTCGACTACAACTTCCACGGCCAGTCGGTCAGCGAGAGGGACTTCACCGTGGTCATTACCGATGCCGACAGGGTTGCCGAGGCCCACGAGGTCGGGGCGAGCATCGGACGCCACCTGGAGGGATGCCGCATCGGGTTCGATCTCGGCGCAAGCGACCGGAAGGTGTCGGCCGTCATTGACGGCGAGCCGGTGTACACCGAGGAAGTCAACTGGAATCCTCGCGACAACACCGACCCGGCCTACCACTATGCCGAGGTCAACGCCGCTCTGAAGACCGCCGCCTCGAAGATGCCCCGCGTGGACGCGATCGGGGGAAGCTCCGCCGGTGTCATCCTGAACAACCGCCCGATGGTCGCCTCGCTCTTCCGAGGCATTCCGAAGGAGCGCTATGGCAAGATTCGGGAGATGTTTGTCGAACTCGGCAAGGAGTGGGGCGTGCCGCTTGTGGTCGTCAATGACGGCGACGTGACAGCTCTGGCCGGCGCGATGTCGCTCGGCGAGAACGCGATCCTCGGCGTGGCTATGGGCTCTTCCGAGGCCGCCGGATACGTCGATCGCAACGGCAACATCACCGGCTGGCTTAACGAGTTGGCCTTCTGCCCGATGGACTATCGGGTGGATGCGCCGAAGGACGAGTGGTCGGGCGACGACGGCTGCGGCGTGCAGTTCATGTCCCAACAGGCTGTCTTCCGCCTTGCGCCCAGCGTCGGCATAGAACTCGATGAGGATGCGGACCTGGCCGATCGCCTGAAGTCGGTGCAGGATCTCATGCATGCCGGCGATCAGCGGGCGATCGACATCTGGAACACCATCGGCGTCTACGTCGGCTATGCCGTTGCGCACTATGCGGACTTCTACGACGTCAGCCAGGTTCTGATCCTCGGACGCGTGACGTCCGGTGACGGTGGTGAGATCATCATCAAGCGGGCGCAGGAAGTCCTCGACGCGGAGTTTCCTGAACTGGCGACGAGGCTGAAGATCAACCTGCCCGACGAGAAGTCGCGCAGAGTCGGCCAGGCGGTCGCCGCGGCGAGCCTGCCGGAACTCAAATGA
- a CDS encoding ROK family protein, which yields MELNPQKPYIIGVDIGGTNTRASVVDRDGGILSEGHRPTRAMDGPDESIPQIIAAIREAIENAGVTPDDVCGAGMGVPGRHKSGEGVVLWSPNFKDWGGLQLLEPIVEALGFPVFMGNDVNVAALGEFRFGAGRDINSMVMMTLGTGIGGGIVLDGKLWKGANEGAGEIGHQIVNPNGRLCGCGLYGDLESEASLGGILERARRKIQLGRKTMLVDRVEGDLSALDPEGIGEAAFEGDEVALEVMQETGFYVGIGIANAINFLNPEMVVVGGGISRAGFVLWDPIMRTVRANALAEALDVCQVVPSECGDDAGILGGVTLVLEELEADR from the coding sequence TTGGAACTGAATCCACAGAAACCGTACATAATAGGAGTTGATATCGGAGGCACGAACACGCGGGCCTCCGTGGTGGATCGGGATGGCGGCATCCTCAGTGAGGGACATCGGCCGACCAGAGCGATGGATGGCCCGGACGAGAGCATTCCTCAGATCATCGCTGCCATCAGGGAAGCGATCGAGAACGCCGGTGTCACTCCCGACGATGTATGCGGAGCCGGGATGGGAGTTCCCGGGCGCCACAAGTCGGGCGAGGGAGTAGTTCTCTGGTCGCCCAACTTCAAGGATTGGGGCGGCCTCCAACTGCTGGAGCCGATCGTTGAGGCGCTTGGCTTTCCCGTGTTCATGGGAAATGACGTGAATGTCGCTGCGCTCGGTGAGTTCCGATTCGGCGCAGGCAGGGACATCAACAGCATGGTGATGATGACTCTCGGCACTGGTATCGGCGGCGGCATAGTCCTGGACGGCAAGCTCTGGAAGGGCGCGAACGAGGGCGCGGGGGAGATCGGCCACCAGATCGTAAACCCGAACGGACGGCTCTGCGGGTGCGGGCTATACGGCGATCTCGAGTCCGAGGCTAGTCTGGGGGGCATCCTGGAGCGTGCCCGACGCAAGATACAGCTCGGTCGAAAGACGATGCTGGTTGATAGGGTCGAGGGCGACCTCTCGGCCTTGGATCCCGAGGGGATCGGAGAGGCCGCTTTCGAGGGTGATGAGGTGGCCCTCGAGGTAATGCAGGAGACCGGCTTCTACGTCGGCATCGGAATCGCCAACGCGATCAACTTCCTGAATCCCGAGATGGTCGTGGTCGGCGGAGGAATATCGCGGGCAGGGTTCGTCCTGTGGGATCCGATCATGCGGACGGTCAGGGCGAATGCCCTCGCCGAGGCCCTGGACGTCTGCCAGGTCGTGCCGTCGGAGTGCGGAGACGATGCGGGCATACTCGGCGGAGTTACTCTCGTTCTCGAGGAACTCGAGGCGGACCGATGA
- a CDS encoding SPOR domain-containing protein, translating into MRPKDKSIDTRTRVLGVLGFLLLAGVFFSVGVFCVGPRLKPSQGAGPSVRLPSYTPPAPWRSAGEDSGRSAQPDLKVDVKERSPDEAVSDETAPTGEDQADVRQEGDKLTISLGKDSGPADAPVQPTDKPAASSGPSLEVKRSATEKSGSVYRVQVGSYASRPNADTLAAKLRDGGYRRASVIQAQVGDRTLYRVQVGEYKTIEDAQELAKDLGATGYEPAVVELR; encoded by the coding sequence ATGCGGCCGAAGGATAAGTCTATAGATACGCGTACCAGGGTGCTTGGTGTGCTGGGATTCCTGCTGCTGGCTGGCGTGTTTTTCAGCGTGGGGGTCTTCTGCGTAGGGCCGCGGCTCAAGCCGTCTCAGGGCGCAGGACCGTCCGTCCGGCTTCCGTCTTACACGCCGCCTGCCCCATGGCGCTCGGCCGGGGAAGACTCCGGCAGGTCCGCGCAGCCTGATCTGAAGGTCGACGTCAAGGAGCGCTCGCCTGACGAGGCCGTCAGCGATGAGACCGCGCCAACGGGTGAGGATCAGGCCGATGTCAGGCAGGAGGGTGACAAGCTCACGATCTCACTTGGGAAGGATAGTGGGCCCGCCGATGCCCCCGTTCAACCGACGGACAAGCCCGCGGCGTCTTCCGGCCCGAGCCTGGAGGTGAAGAGGAGCGCCACGGAGAAGAGCGGCAGCGTCTACCGAGTGCAGGTCGGATCCTACGCGAGCAGGCCGAACGCCGACACCCTTGCGGCGAAGCTCAGAGACGGCGGGTATCGCCGGGCATCGGTGATCCAGGCGCAGGTGGGCGACCGCACCCTCTATCGAGTCCAGGTGGGCGAGTACAAGACAATCGAAGATGCCCAGGAACTGGCGAAGGATCTAGGGGCGACGGGTTACGAGCCGGCGGTGGTCGAGTTGCGATGA
- the galT gene encoding galactose-1-phosphate uridylyltransferase, which yields MSELRWNPLLRQWVITATHRQERTFFPPDDYCPLCPTREGGFPTEVPVEDYEIVSFENKFPSLRRSAPVPDVEETDLYRVRPAEGVCEVILYSSKHSGSLTDHTVEEINNLIHVWTDRYEELGALDFVDYVFIFENKGKEIGVTLNHPHGQIYAYPFIPPIVQREIDSSAAHMKETGRCLVCDVLGEEEADGRRIVVRNDCFTAFIPFYARYPYEVHIASREHRRCLPDFSDVEKMDMARILKTILRKYDNLWGFSMPYMMVLHQKPSSQGDHDHYHFHIEFYPPYRTKDKLKYLAGSEAGAGVFINDTLAEEKAAELRNSEPR from the coding sequence TTGTCCGAACTGCGCTGGAATCCGCTGCTGAGGCAGTGGGTGATAACCGCTACGCACCGCCAGGAGAGGACTTTCTTCCCGCCTGACGACTACTGCCCTCTCTGCCCCACCAGGGAAGGCGGCTTCCCGACCGAGGTCCCGGTCGAAGACTATGAGATCGTATCGTTCGAGAACAAGTTCCCATCCCTGAGGCGCAGCGCTCCCGTTCCCGATGTGGAAGAGACTGACCTTTACAGGGTTCGACCGGCGGAAGGCGTCTGCGAGGTCATTCTCTACTCGTCGAAGCACTCCGGCAGCCTGACCGATCATACGGTCGAGGAAATCAACAACCTCATTCATGTGTGGACGGACCGATATGAGGAACTCGGAGCGCTCGACTTCGTAGACTACGTGTTCATCTTCGAGAACAAGGGCAAGGAGATCGGTGTCACGCTGAACCATCCCCATGGGCAGATCTATGCCTACCCGTTCATCCCGCCGATCGTCCAGCGCGAGATTGACTCATCCGCCGCCCACATGAAGGAGACCGGCAGATGCCTCGTGTGCGACGTGCTTGGCGAGGAAGAAGCTGACGGACGCCGGATCGTAGTGCGGAACGACTGCTTCACGGCGTTCATCCCGTTCTACGCCCGCTACCCATACGAGGTTCATATCGCCTCGCGTGAGCATCGGCGGTGCCTCCCTGATTTCTCGGATGTCGAGAAGATGGATATGGCACGGATTCTGAAGACGATCCTGAGGAAGTACGACAACCTGTGGGGGTTCAGTATGCCCTACATGATGGTACTCCACCAGAAGCCTTCCTCCCAGGGCGACCACGACCATTACCATTTCCACATCGAGTTCTATCCCCCGTACCGCACGAAGGACAAGCTCAAGTATCTTGCCGGTTCCGAAGCAGGCGCGGGGGTCTTCATCAACGATACCCTCGCCGAAGAGAAGGCTGCCGAACTGCGAAACAGCGAGCCCCGATAG